In the genome of Podospora pseudocomata strain CBS 415.72m chromosome 7, whole genome shotgun sequence, the window GTACTGCGGCTCTCTACGCCCTCCTTCAGCAAACCACCCAGGTTCAAATTCGCTTCTTTATCCAGGTCTTGCAGCAGATGGGAAAGAACCACCCCATGTCGGGCGTTCTTTCCCCCGCCAACTTTGACAAAGGTGAGTTTGATTGCGGAATAGGGGAATGTGTGACCTGAACTGTGCCTGATAAATACTCTGGTTCCAGATCCCATGTCCAACCGCCTGAGCGATGCTATGAGCAAGCTCAATGTAGACTCGGCTCGCAACTCGATGTCCCGCGCGAGCCCCGCTGCGAAGCGTCAGTCTGGTCTCGACCCCAGCACGATCAATGCCATGTTTCccgatgccgccgccgccattgcGACTGAGAAGGCCAAGTTCACCCAGCAGACGGGCcagcccccctccacccgcAACAGCCTTGTGGACAACCGCAATTCGCTTGCGGcccccaccatctcggccccCGCCGAGGACCCCAACGGACAGAatcctgcttctccttggggtCCCAACGATGCGAACCGGCCCAAATCGTCTTCTGCTGGGCAGCCGCCGATGGGCCAGTTCGTtcagccccctccctcgaGCGGTGCTCTTCGTTCACCTCGCCCCAATATCACTGGAAACACCAACATTCAGTCTACGACCTTGACGACCGGTGACAagggtgttggtgatttGCCCCTGCTTTCTCCTTATACCGCCAGCGGCAACTGGGCGTCCATGGTCAACACTCCGATGGTGCCCACCTTCAACCAGGGCGGTAACAACGCCGATATGGTGGCCAACGCCACGGCCATGAAGCTGGCTGCGCTTTCTACCGTGAACAACCGGTTCGCGCTGGATGATGTGCGCAAGTATCGTCGTGCCCGATCCAATGAGCCGGATCCGGGCCAGAACCCGCTTTCTCCTGGTCTTCCCAGCATCCCCGGTGCCATCATGGTCAGCCAGCATGGCGGTGGCATGGCTTTGGGCCGGGATGGTATGTTGAACCTTCAGCAGCCGCAACAGGGCATGGGCTTTGTCAACCACCGGTCTCGTCCCAACTCGCCTGGCGTTCCCCTGCAGAACTCGTATGTTCCGGCCATGGCATTTGCCTCGCCGCAGAACAATGGATTCTTGAGCGCCTATGATGGGTCGGCTGGGCTTATGAACAATGGACTGGCTCCAAACTTCCCACCCCACATTCAGGTCGGATTTGAGGGCGGCGGTTACCACTCTGATCACTCTGATATGGTCCGCGGCCGCTCTCCGCGTGGTCGGAGAGGCACCTCGAAGCCCCCTGAGGACCCCACCGACCCCACTCTTTTGCAGGACATCCCGAGCTGGCTACGGAGCCTTCGTCTGCACAAGTACACGGATAACCTCAAGGACATGAAATGGACAGACCTTATTGAATTGGATGACAAGCAACTGGAGGAGCGCGGCGTCAATGCACTGGGTGCTAGACGCAAGATGCTCAAGGTCTTTGAGCAGGTCAAGGGTAAGTGATTTTTATACTGACTACAAGATCAATGCTAACTGGTTCTGCAGAGGCCAAAAACGAGGGCAAGTTGTCGAGCTAGATGCGAGGCGACCATGAATGAACAGATGAAGCAGACGAAAGACAGCGAAAACACCACGCAGAGCGAAAGCATCACAGAATACATCATGGTGTAGAGGGGACGGCTAATAACTAGTGATTCTTTTCGTGCCTTGGGTTTTTTCACACGAGGATTGGGAAAAGCACATGGATATATGGCGACACTATCTCAAGAGTACATGCCGGTGCTGTTCCTTGGCCGAATCTgttcctttctttttttcattttctcGAGGCACGATTGGACATGTTGATATGTTTCTGTATGAGCGGGATGAGATACATGGTCTGGGGGGTAGTTTGGGTGGGTAGCGTGTTGCAAGGCTACCTTGATATATCTATAGGCGTTGGTGCGGTGAATTGATCAGTTTTTCTGAGACGAGACTTGAGAATGTCTTGTTTGCTGTGTTGTGACTAGTTAACGGGGCATGTCTGCTGACTGGGATATCTTGGGTGTATATTTAGACTATTCTATTCTACTAACGAGCATACCATCTTCAGCAGCATTATCAGCCCTGGGCCCGTATTTTCCTACGACAAAGTTGCAACCAAACTCGAGGAAGAAGCTAAGGCCATCCCCATtttcaaccaccacaatggGCCACCCATTCAACCTCCCATTGTTCAAAATCATGCCTAAGATCTTGTTCCTCCAATCACGTGCTACATCACGTGAATACATCGCAATGCACGGTCCAACCCTCATATGCTCACAACTTTTGGATGGCGCCGCACTGTGCGGTTAGCTGCAGCCTCGAATTTCGAGTTGCTCTTATTCATGAGAGTGTGAACTTGATCCTCAAAGTTTGCGACTTTCTCAGCCAAAGTTTACGACAGTCAAGAAGTAAGAGACTCTTTAAACTCAATATCTGTTTCTGAGATTTCTCAACATTGCCGGGCTTCCTTGCTGGATATCTCGACACACGACCAAAAGAGGAAAATTTCAGCCTTGCAAGTCGCTGAGAGAAGGGGGTCGTCGTTCCTGCTTCAAGtgggtgagaaggagggggatatCGAAGATTTGGTGGAATGGAGGGGGACGTGGGACGCGTTTAATCTAGTTACCCCGCGATtgagcagagagagagaaagttTTCATCGACTTTGACAGCGGTTTCGAGTTTTGTTGCAAGTCGTTGATCTCACTAATCTCcattcacctccaccacgcTTTACTCACGATAAGGAAGCACGACTACACACATCACAACTATCCAAGATgaacaccttctcctccgggCTAGGGGGCATCCCCATGGACATGCTCGACCCATCTCTCTTCCCTGAGGGCCaccgacctctccccccaGCTCAGCAGCAAGATCAGGATGCTGAAATGGGAGACTGCCCCGCTCCTGGTGACGACCACCtcgaagatgatggcgaggagtCAGACGTCAGCGACATGTCTGTCGACTCTGACGCCATGGAGCTCGCTGCCGAAGTCGCGAGGTTCGacaagcagcaggaggaaTTCGTCGCTCGCCAGAGGGCTGATGCTGCGGGTGTTCCTTATCAACCCCCTGCCAAgtcgtcggcggcggctggagagaagaagacaaagGGGGGTGTGATTATCGCCAAGGGACGCAAGCGCAAGTCAAAGACTGTCAAGGGTCCGAGACAGGCGGTCAAGCCCTCGCCGGATATCCTGTTTCGATTGAACTTGGCTCAGCAGGCGTTTCAGAGGGGGGATTACGAGGCGACCATGACGATGATCTCGGAGATTATCCGGATCAATTCCGAGGTTATTCATGCTTGGGTGTTGCTGTCGTCGGTGCACGAGGCGCTGGAGAACCGGTCCCAGGCGGTGATGTGCCGGATTACGGCTGCGCATTTGACGCCGAGGGATGTGCCGCAGTGGATCGCGACGGCGGAGTATTGTCTTGAGGGggtggacgagatggaggatgatgaggaggggaatcAGACTGCGGAAAAGATTGAGACGTTGAAGAGAGCGTATGCTTGTTATAGTCAGGCGTTGGAGGTGGACAGGACGCATATCCAGGCGAGGATTGCGAGGGCGGATGTGAttatgatgatggggaatcAGCAGAGCAGGGCTTTGGGGGAGTATCAAAAGGCGCTTGGGTACAGGCCGTATAATATTCGGACGGTGAGGAATATTGCGGATGTGGCGCTAGATGTGAAGgatttgaagaagggggcggGGATTGCGAGGGCAGCGTATAGGAAGGTGATTAATTAtttgatggagagggggacgtttgaggcggaggaggggaggtttgaGTGGAGTGATTTGAGAATTTATCTCGAGTTCTTCGGGACGTTGGAGttgtggagggaggggttgaaaGAGCTGAAGGAGATTGCCAGGTGGTTGTcagggagaagagaagaaacgTATTGGGAGCagtttgatgatgggccgatgggggatgatgatcgGGAGTGGGAtattggggaggagaggagattgGGAGTGCAGGGTTTTGTGCCAGGCAAGTTTCCGAGAGAGAGTTATGGCTTGGGGATGCCCATGGATTTGAGGGCGAAGATGTTTGTTTACCGGTGCAAACTGGGGTTCCAGGATACTGAGGCCAGGCGACATTTGGAGCTGCTTGATCCGACAAGGCAAGAGGAATTCCTGGACTTCCCGGACTGCTTGAAGGATATCGCGGTTGCGCTGCTGGATCAGAACAAGGCTGCGGAGGCGAAGCAGTATCTGGACCTGTTCAAGCACATTGCTGAGACAGAGGGCACAGGCAGCATCGATGCGGACTTCTTGGTCTGTCAAGGTCGATATCACATCTCTTTGGGGGAGAAGCAGACCGCTGAAGAATGTTTCATTGCTGCGattgaggacgatgaggaccACATCGAGGCTCGCGTGCAGCTTGCCAATATGTACGAAGGAGaacaggagcaggagggtaGGGAGGAAGCTTTCTTGCTGGTTCATGAGGCCCTGAACCTGCAGAAGCTGGGACCAAGAAAGAGACGTGGTCCGTATGGTCCCCGGAAGAACACTGGGCCGCGCAAACCCAGAAAGCCAAGGGATCCAAATGCGCCAAAGTCGAAGTATGTGCCGCGCCGGTTGCTCAATGCTGAGAAGAGGAGACAGCAGGAGATTGAGCAGACAAAGGAAGCGACCAAGAACTACCAGATCATGCAAGAGATGGAGGGCAACGCTTTGCtaggggatgaggaggccaAGAGCAAGTGGATGGCGGCTGCGAAGGCGTTGGTTGACGACTTCCGGGCTTACAAGCAGTTTTATCCTTGGGACAAATACATTAAGTTCCTGGGATACGTCAACCCTTCCGAGGGTGGCCAGCAGGCTGTTCCTGCCAGGAACTTGAAGCTCGCCGCCATGGAGGAACGTTTGCGTCAGAACCTCGCTCCGGCGGATGGTGCGGACCCGGCTACTGCGGCTACCGTCAACAAGCCTCATTTCAAGATTCCCCAAGAACATCGCGGCATTCCGTTCACGGAGTGGTTGAATATTTTCCTCAACTACGCCTTCGCCCTCGTCCGCGCCGGTCAGCATAGAGAGGCTTATGCCGTCTGCCACGCCGCCCGGGACTCTGTTGTCTGGACATCCATCGACAACACCTTTCTTATCCACGTTGCCTGGGCATCCTGCGCCGTCTACGCTGGCGATGAAGAAACCTGCGTTGCTATTGCCCGCTATTTCATGAGGGATTACCGCC includes:
- the VTS1 gene encoding Flap-structured DNA-binding and RNA-binding protein (COG:J; COG:T; EggNog:ENOG503NVVA) gives rise to the protein MLNMSNIMSNRNSTPEASNVSSLRPPSSRAVGANPHPLRASADISTLSNQAAAARIRPSSDFYGQVQGGQGQGAAELDPQDKLTQQWIADIDQYENTLEEMAAATLDQDFKDELSAIEQWFQVLSEAERTAALYALLQQTTQVQIRFFIQVLQQMGKNHPMSGVLSPANFDKDPMSNRLSDAMSKLNVDSARNSMSRASPAAKRQSGLDPSTINAMFPDAAAAIATEKAKFTQQTGQPPSTRNSLVDNRNSLAAPTISAPAEDPNGQNPASPWGPNDANRPKSSSAGQPPMGQFVQPPPSSGALRSPRPNITGNTNIQSTTLTTGDKGVGDLPLLSPYTASGNWASMVNTPMVPTFNQGGNNADMVANATAMKLAALSTVNNRFALDDVRKYRRARSNEPDPGQNPLSPGLPSIPGAIMVSQHGGGMALGRDGMLNLQQPQQGMGFVNHRSRPNSPGVPLQNSYVPAMAFASPQNNGFLSAYDGSAGLMNNGLAPNFPPHIQVGFEGGGYHSDHSDMVRGRSPRGRRGTSKPPEDPTDPTLLQDIPSWLRSLRLHKYTDNLKDMKWTDLIELDDKQLEERGVNALGARRKMLKVFEQVKEAKNEGKLSS
- the TFC4 gene encoding transcription factor TFIIIC subunit tfc4 (COG:K; EggNog:ENOG503NXIZ; BUSCO:EOG09260CMZ), which encodes MNTFSSGLGGIPMDMLDPSLFPEGHRPLPPAQQQDQDAEMGDCPAPGDDHLEDDGEESDVSDMSVDSDAMELAAEVARFDKQQEEFVARQRADAAGVPYQPPAKSSAAAGEKKTKGGVIIAKGRKRKSKTVKGPRQAVKPSPDILFRLNLAQQAFQRGDYEATMTMISEIIRINSEVIHAWVLLSSVHEALENRSQAVMCRITAAHLTPRDVPQWIATAEYCLEGVDEMEDDEEGNQTAEKIETLKRAYACYSQALEVDRTHIQARIARADVIMMMGNQQSRALGEYQKALGYRPYNIRTVRNIADVALDVKDLKKGAGIARAAYRKVINYLMERGTFEAEEGRFEWSDLRIYLEFFGTLELWREGLKELKEIARWLSGRREETYWEQFDDGPMGDDDREWDIGEERRLGVQGFVPGKFPRESYGLGMPMDLRAKMFVYRCKLGFQDTEARRHLELLDPTRQEEFLDFPDCLKDIAVALLDQNKAAEAKQYLDLFKHIAETEGTGSIDADFLVCQGRYHISLGEKQTAEECFIAAIEDDEDHIEARVQLANMYEGEQEQEGREEAFLLVHEALNLQKLGPRKRRGPYGPRKNTGPRKPRKPRDPNAPKSKYVPRRLLNAEKRRQQEIEQTKEATKNYQIMQEMEGNALLGDEEAKSKWMAAAKALVDDFRAYKQFYPWDKYIKFLGYVNPSEGGQQAVPARNLKLAAMEERLRQNLAPADGADPATAATVNKPHFKIPQEHRGIPFTEWLNIFLNYAFALVRAGQHREAYAVCHAARDSVVWTSIDNTFLIHVAWASCAVYAGDEETCVAIARYFMRDYRPGTDSYRMFSAMCRVCQTPVSWYTSGPAQKFILRQIKTMDNIVMRQQQSPSGEKDDSIGLDVSLLTIYGHILFTTTSYTYALSYFARAASIDPTNCLINLSTGLAYIHYALKRQATNRQYLLNQGFSFLFRYYEDRLAEAERNGSAGQRQEAHFNMARAYSLIGLGNVAVEFYKKVLEEPPVPKVDRSDEERWKGGLAEEDLRVEAAYNLRSMGYLLGDLEGAAGVVSKWMVLE